A genome region from Egibacteraceae bacterium includes the following:
- a CDS encoding cupredoxin domain-containing protein, with product MTGKTFTLLMAASLALAGCMTDDELASPPVPEQSPSGEAVVVVADFAFAPEEIAVAPGSAVEWTFDEGRSRHTVTFDDGEKSGDLEPGDTYTRVFDEAGTYPYFCFFHPRMTGTVTVTG from the coding sequence ATGACCGGGAAGACATTCACGCTGCTGATGGCGGCGAGCCTCGCGCTCGCCGGCTGCATGACCGACGACGAGCTCGCGTCACCACCGGTACCTGAGCAGTCCCCGAGCGGCGAGGCGGTCGTCGTAGTCGCCGACTTCGCCTTCGCGCCGGAGGAAATCGCGGTCGCGCCCGGCAGCGCAGTCGAGTGGACGTTCGACGAGGGTCGATCACGTCACACCGTGACGTTCGACGACGGCGAGAAGTCGGGGGACCTCGAGCCGGGCGACACCTACACCCGCGTGTTCGACGAGGCCGGCACGTATCCCTACTTCTGCTTCTTCCATCCCCGCATGACCGGCACCGTCACGGTGACCGGCTGA
- a CDS encoding tetratricopeptide repeat protein, with product MGSQRRMVVTVAAMALLTGLAVGRFAMAEPTAFAPTVTTAHTVAAQVAALERAVEAQPTDLASWQALGTAYTQRAFEVGDPSFYGLATRAFDRAERLGGDQAGTLLGRGHLALALHAFADAHAYAERALLQRPHSAEVLGVLVDADVELGHYGSAAARLQEMLDLRPGLPALARTSYLRELHGDLEGATEAMRRAEAAGSGSSFEAATVAALLGDLHLAQGDLEAATTAYERALDAAPTLVGAGVGLARVDAARGDSGAAISRLKAVVDRFPQPDAVILLGDLHAEAGEGELARQQYALARTIARLQEGAGQNVDLELALFEADRGDDPARALELAQRAYEARPANVYAADTLAWALLRSGRAEEATVPMEDALRLGTADALMRFHAAEVFAAAGDPERAREELAAALETNPWFSVAHRGRAATLTADLGVPQPVAWEEVE from the coding sequence ATGGGAAGTCAGCGCAGGATGGTCGTCACCGTCGCGGCCATGGCCCTGCTCACCGGGCTGGCCGTCGGCCGGTTCGCCATGGCCGAACCCACCGCCTTCGCACCCACGGTGACGACGGCGCACACCGTCGCTGCACAGGTGGCGGCTCTCGAGCGGGCCGTGGAGGCGCAGCCGACCGACCTCGCGTCATGGCAGGCGCTCGGCACCGCCTACACGCAGCGCGCGTTCGAGGTCGGCGACCCGAGCTTCTATGGCCTGGCGACGCGTGCCTTCGACCGAGCCGAGCGGCTCGGCGGGGACCAGGCGGGGACGCTGCTCGGCCGCGGGCACCTCGCCCTCGCGCTGCACGCGTTCGCTGACGCCCACGCCTACGCGGAGCGCGCTCTTCTGCAGCGTCCCCACAGCGCCGAGGTGCTCGGCGTGCTCGTCGACGCGGATGTGGAGCTCGGCCACTACGGCAGCGCCGCCGCCCGTCTCCAGGAGATGCTCGATCTTCGTCCGGGCCTGCCCGCCCTCGCCCGCACGTCCTACCTGCGCGAGCTCCACGGCGACCTTGAAGGGGCGACGGAGGCGATGCGGCGGGCGGAGGCCGCCGGCTCGGGTTCCTCGTTCGAGGCCGCCACGGTCGCCGCGCTGCTCGGAGACCTCCACCTCGCTCAGGGAGACCTCGAGGCGGCCACGACCGCTTACGAGCGCGCGCTCGATGCAGCGCCCACGCTCGTCGGCGCGGGGGTGGGGCTCGCCCGCGTCGACGCCGCACGCGGCGACTCCGGCGCAGCGATCAGCCGGCTGAAGGCGGTCGTGGACCGATTCCCCCAGCCCGATGCGGTCATCCTGCTCGGTGACCTCCACGCCGAGGCGGGCGAGGGCGAGCTGGCCCGCCAGCAATACGCGCTGGCGCGCACGATCGCCCGGTTGCAGGAGGGCGCCGGCCAGAACGTCGACCTCGAGCTGGCCCTGTTCGAGGCGGATCGCGGCGACGACCCGGCGCGTGCGCTCGAGCTCGCGCAGAGGGCCTACGAGGCCCGGCCCGCGAACGTCTACGCGGCTGACACGCTCGCCTGGGCCCTGCTCCGCTCGGGACGCGCCGAGGAGGCGACGGTGCCGATGGAGGATGCCCTGCGCCTCGGCACCGCCGACGCGCTCATGCGCTTCCACGCCGCCGAGGTGTTCGCCGCGGCGGGTGATCCCGAGCGTGCCCGCGAAGAGCTCGCTGCGGCGCTCGAGACGAACCCCTGGTTCTCCGTCGCCCACCGGGGTCGTGCGGCCACGCTGACCGCAGATCTCGGCGTCCCGCAGCCGGTCGCGTGGGAGGAAGTCGAGTGA